Proteins encoded in a region of the Geobacillus genomosp. 3 genome:
- the sufC gene encoding Fe-S cluster assembly ATPase SufC, translating to MAVLKVENLHVSVEGKEILKGVDLEVKGGEIHAIMGPNGTGKSTLSSAIMGHPKYEVTEGAITLDGQNVLEMEVDERARAGLFLAMQYPSEISGVTNADFLRSAINARLGEGNEISLMKFIRKLDDKMSFLEMNPDMAHRYVNEGFSGGEKKRNEILQLMMLEPKIAILDEIDSGLDIDALKIVAKGINEMRSSEFGCLIITHYQRLLNYITPDYVHVMMQGRIVKSGGPELAQRLEAEGYDWIKKELGIEDETVGQEA from the coding sequence ATGGCCGTATTAAAGGTGGAAAATCTCCACGTATCAGTGGAAGGAAAAGAAATTTTAAAAGGGGTTGACTTAGAGGTTAAAGGCGGGGAAATCCACGCCATTATGGGTCCGAACGGAACGGGGAAATCGACGCTGTCATCGGCGATTATGGGCCATCCGAAATACGAGGTGACGGAGGGGGCGATTACGCTTGACGGCCAAAATGTTCTGGAGATGGAAGTCGATGAGCGGGCGCGCGCCGGCTTGTTTTTGGCGATGCAATATCCAAGTGAGATCAGCGGAGTGACGAACGCCGACTTTTTGCGCTCCGCCATTAACGCCCGTCTTGGTGAGGGCAATGAAATTTCGCTCATGAAATTCATCCGCAAGCTCGATGACAAAATGTCGTTTTTGGAAATGAATCCGGACATGGCGCACCGCTATGTAAACGAAGGGTTCTCGGGCGGGGAGAAAAAGCGGAACGAAATTTTGCAATTGATGATGCTCGAGCCAAAAATTGCCATTTTGGACGAGATCGACTCCGGATTGGATATTGACGCGCTTAAAATCGTCGCCAAAGGCATTAACGAAATGCGCAGCAGCGAGTTCGGCTGTTTGATCATCACCCACTACCAGCGGCTGCTCAACTACATCACCCCGGATTACGTGCACGTCATGATGCAAGGGCGCATCGTCAAGTCCGGCGGTCCGGAGCTGGCGCAGCGGCTTGAGGCGGAAGGGTACGACTGGATTAAAAAAGAACTCGGCATCGAAGACGAGACGGTCGGGCAAGAAGCGTAA
- a CDS encoding carboxymuconolactone decarboxylase family protein: MNNETYTSVEAALRHYKEGIGAFTQKLPAVAERFNAFTDACFAEGALSKKEKQLIALGISLAAQDEYCTIYHTKGCLDEGASEQEILEACAVAAAFGGGAAMSQTVTLVQECLRELRTAH; encoded by the coding sequence ATGAACAACGAAACATACACATCGGTCGAAGCCGCCCTTCGCCATTACAAGGAAGGGATCGGGGCGTTTACGCAAAAGCTGCCGGCGGTTGCCGAACGGTTTAACGCGTTTACCGACGCCTGTTTTGCGGAAGGGGCGCTGTCGAAAAAAGAAAAGCAGCTGATCGCCCTCGGCATCAGCCTGGCGGCGCAAGACGAGTATTGCACGATTTACCATACGAAAGGATGCCTTGACGAAGGGGCATCGGAACAAGAGATTTTGGAAGCGTGCGCGGTCGCGGCCGCGTTTGGCGGCGGGGCGGCGATGAGCCAGACGGTGACGCTTGTGCAAGAATGCCTCCGCGAGCTGCGGACGGCCCATTAG
- a CDS encoding MetQ/NlpA family ABC transporter substrate-binding protein: MKKWLGALFAAVLVFALAACGGNDNNNAAEGGEGGELVKLKVGASNVPHAEILEQAKPILKEKGIDLEIITFQDYILPNKALADKEIDANYFQHIPYLESQMKEHGYDFVNAGGIHIEPIGLYSKKYKSIEELPDGATIIMSNSVADHGRILSMLQEKGLIKLKEGVDKTKATVNDIAENPKNLKFKADVDAGLLPQIYQNGEGDAVLINANYALDAGLDPAKDPIAVESPKDNPYVNIVAVRKGDENRKEIKTLVEVLQSKEIQDFINEKYKGAVIPAAENNQ; the protein is encoded by the coding sequence ATGAAAAAATGGCTTGGCGCCCTGTTCGCTGCTGTTCTTGTCTTCGCTTTGGCGGCGTGCGGCGGCAACGACAACAACAACGCGGCCGAAGGGGGCGAAGGCGGCGAGTTGGTCAAACTGAAAGTCGGCGCATCAAACGTGCCGCACGCGGAAATTTTGGAACAAGCGAAACCGATTTTGAAAGAAAAAGGCATCGACTTGGAGATCATTACGTTCCAAGACTACATTTTGCCGAACAAAGCGTTGGCCGATAAAGAAATCGACGCCAACTACTTCCAGCACATTCCGTATTTGGAATCGCAAATGAAAGAACACGGGTATGATTTCGTCAACGCCGGCGGCATTCACATTGAGCCGATCGGCCTGTATTCCAAAAAATACAAAAGCATCGAAGAGCTGCCGGATGGCGCGACGATCATCATGAGCAACTCGGTCGCCGACCATGGCCGCATTTTGTCGATGCTGCAGGAAAAAGGGCTCATTAAGCTGAAAGAAGGCGTCGACAAAACGAAAGCGACGGTCAATGATATTGCGGAAAACCCGAAAAACTTAAAGTTTAAGGCGGATGTCGATGCCGGGTTGCTGCCGCAAATTTATCAGAACGGGGAGGGTGATGCCGTCCTGATCAACGCCAACTATGCGCTGGACGCAGGCCTTGACCCGGCGAAAGACCCGATCGCCGTCGAATCGCCGAAAGACAACCCGTATGTCAACATTGTCGCCGTGCGCAAAGGCGATGAAAACCGGAAAGAAATCAAAACGTTAGTTGAAGTGCTGCAATCGAAAGAAATTCAAGATTTCATTAACGAAAAATATAAAGGCGCCGTCATTCCGGCGGCGGAGAACAATCAATAA
- a CDS encoding methionine ABC transporter permease — protein MLANLLPNVQWETMWAATVETLYMTGVAVAATFVLGIVLGLLLFLTAKGNLWENRFVNTVIAAFVNIFRSIPFIILIILLIPFTTWLVGTMLGANAALPALVIGAAPFYARMVEIALREIDKGVIEAAQAMGASTWTIIWKVLLPESLPALVSGITVTAVSLVSYTAMAGAIGAGGLGNLAYLEGFQRSHNDVTFVATVLVLVIVFVIQLIGDVVTSKIDKR, from the coding sequence ATGCTCGCTAACCTCCTGCCGAACGTCCAATGGGAGACAATGTGGGCGGCGACGGTCGAGACGCTGTATATGACGGGAGTGGCGGTGGCGGCCACTTTCGTCCTCGGAATCGTTCTTGGCTTGCTTCTATTTTTGACAGCGAAGGGCAACCTATGGGAAAACCGGTTTGTCAATACAGTGATTGCGGCGTTTGTGAACATTTTCCGCTCGATTCCGTTTATTATTTTGATCATTTTGCTCATTCCGTTTACCACCTGGCTTGTTGGGACGATGCTTGGCGCCAATGCGGCGCTGCCGGCTTTGGTCATTGGGGCCGCGCCGTTTTACGCCCGCATGGTGGAGATTGCCCTTCGCGAAATTGATAAAGGCGTCATCGAAGCAGCCCAAGCGATGGGCGCCTCAACGTGGACGATCATTTGGAAAGTGCTGCTGCCGGAATCGCTGCCGGCGCTCGTCTCCGGCATTACGGTGACGGCCGTGTCGCTCGTCAGCTATACGGCGATGGCTGGAGCCATCGGCGCCGGCGGGCTTGGGAACTTGGCGTATTTGGAAGGATTCCAGCGCAGCCATAACGATGTGACGTTTGTCGCGACCGTGTTGGTGCTCGTCATTGTCTTTGTCATTCAGTTGATCGGTGACGTTGTCACTTCCAAAATTGATAAACGATAA
- a CDS encoding methionine ABC transporter ATP-binding protein: MITLERVTKIYDAANGAVTAVDDVSLDIREGEIFGIIGYSGAGKSSLIRLLNGLETPTSGQVIVAGRDMARIKGRELRKARQEIGMIFQHFNLLWSRTVRENIAFPLEITGVPKAERQKRVEELIELVGLTGREEAYPSQLSGGQKQRVGIARALANNPKVLLCDEATSALDPQTTDAILDLLVDINKRLGLTIVLITHEMHVIRKICDRVAVMESGKIVEQGEVLHVFRNPQQPITKRFVKQLVEPEETEEAISHLFGQYPNGVIAQLTFVGAAAGQPLITQVVRQFSVHMNILQGKISQTHQGAYGVLFVHIDGAADEIARALDYIQSQQVAVEVIHDAR; the protein is encoded by the coding sequence ATGATTACACTCGAACGGGTGACGAAAATTTACGATGCGGCGAACGGGGCGGTGACGGCGGTCGATGACGTGTCGCTTGACATTCGCGAAGGGGAAATTTTCGGCATTATCGGTTACAGCGGCGCGGGGAAAAGTTCGCTCATCCGGCTGTTAAACGGGCTTGAGACGCCGACGAGCGGCCAGGTGATCGTCGCCGGCCGCGATATGGCGCGCATCAAAGGGCGGGAGCTGCGCAAAGCGCGTCAGGAAATCGGGATGATTTTCCAGCATTTCAACTTGCTTTGGTCGCGGACGGTGCGGGAAAATATCGCGTTTCCGCTCGAGATCACCGGCGTTCCGAAAGCGGAGCGGCAAAAGCGGGTCGAGGAGCTCATCGAGCTCGTCGGGCTCACGGGACGGGAAGAGGCGTATCCGTCGCAGTTGAGCGGCGGGCAAAAACAGCGGGTCGGCATCGCCCGGGCGCTTGCCAACAACCCGAAAGTATTGCTTTGCGATGAGGCGACATCCGCGCTTGACCCGCAAACGACGGATGCGATATTGGACTTGCTTGTCGACATCAACAAGCGGCTCGGACTGACGATCGTGCTCATTACCCATGAGATGCACGTCATCCGCAAAATTTGCGACCGCGTCGCCGTGATGGAAAGCGGCAAAATCGTTGAGCAAGGCGAAGTGCTGCATGTGTTCCGCAATCCGCAGCAGCCGATTACGAAACGGTTCGTCAAGCAGCTCGTTGAACCGGAGGAAACGGAAGAGGCGATTTCCCATCTGTTCGGTCAATATCCGAACGGGGTGATCGCGCAGTTGACCTTTGTCGGTGCGGCGGCCGGCCAGCCGCTCATCACGCAAGTCGTGCGGCAGTTTTCCGTTCATATGAACATTTTGCAAGGGAAAATTTCCCAAACACATCAAGGCGCCTACGGCGTGCTATTTGTGCACATCGACGGGGCGGCGGACGAAATCGCCCGGGCGCTTGACTACATTCAAAGCCAGCAGGTGGCGGTGGAGGTGATTCACGATGCTCGCTAA
- a CDS encoding thioredoxin family protein, giving the protein MKAIERPDVQRIVNEQPLMALYIYTPLCGTCQLARRMLAVVEQLFPTLPFYETDINYMPEQAVVWKIESVPCLLLFVGGSLAGKWYAFHSVPYLYDELQARLPR; this is encoded by the coding sequence GTGAAAGCGATCGAACGACCAGATGTGCAACGGATTGTGAATGAACAGCCGCTTATGGCGCTTTATATTTACACGCCGCTGTGCGGCACATGCCAGCTGGCGAGACGGATGTTGGCGGTAGTCGAGCAGCTGTTCCCAACGCTGCCGTTTTACGAAACGGACATTAATTATATGCCGGAGCAGGCAGTCGTTTGGAAAATTGAAAGTGTTCCTTGTTTGCTTCTTTTTGTTGGCGGGTCGCTGGCCGGCAAATGGTATGCGTTTCATTCCGTCCCTTATTTGTATGATGAACTTCAAGCCCGTTTGCCGCGCTGA
- a CDS encoding toprim domain-containing protein, which yields MRQAEKVIIVEGRSDKQKVAAVLNEPVVILCTNGTISDARLEELADELEGHDVYVLADADEAGEKLRRQFRRMFPEAEHIYIDRAYREVAAAPPWHLAQVLLRAHFDVRIDSFMRGRGE from the coding sequence ATGCGACAGGCAGAAAAAGTGATTATTGTAGAAGGGCGATCGGATAAGCAAAAGGTGGCGGCCGTGCTGAACGAACCGGTTGTCATTCTTTGCACGAACGGCACGATCAGCGATGCGCGTCTTGAGGAGCTGGCTGACGAGCTTGAGGGTCACGATGTGTACGTGCTGGCGGACGCCGATGAGGCGGGGGAAAAGCTACGCCGGCAGTTTCGCCGCATGTTTCCGGAGGCGGAACATATTTATATTGACCGGGCGTACCGCGAAGTGGCCGCCGCCCCGCCTTGGCATTTAGCCCAAGTGTTGCTGCGCGCCCATTTTGACGTCCGCATCGATTCGTTCATGAGAGGAAGAGGCGAGTGA
- a CDS encoding YusG family protein: MALQPTRVDITDRVTGKLNGRSLDLYDEGEFIGRLPLPAAAVELKNGYSEQNGKIYKEVTATVEPDQKYVDCDGEAGWC; the protein is encoded by the coding sequence ATGGCGTTGCAACCAACGCGTGTCGATATTACGGACCGGGTGACCGGCAAGCTGAACGGCCGCTCGCTCGACTTGTATGACGAAGGTGAATTCATCGGACGTCTTCCGCTTCCGGCAGCGGCCGTCGAGCTGAAAAACGGGTATAGCGAGCAAAATGGCAAAATATATAAAGAGGTGACCGCTACCGTTGAACCGGACCAAAAATATGTCGACTGTGACGGGGAAGCGGGTTGGTGTTGA
- the gcvH gene encoding glycine cleavage system protein GcvH, whose protein sequence is MNTPKELRYSKEHEWVRVEGDKVRIGITDFAQSELGDIVFVELPEVGAELTANEPFGSVESVKTVSELYAPISGTVVEVNEELNDNPEYVNESPYEKAWMVVVEPKDVSEVDKLLTAEQYEAMVNEG, encoded by the coding sequence ATGAACACGCCAAAAGAACTTCGCTATTCAAAAGAACACGAATGGGTGCGCGTCGAAGGGGACAAAGTGCGCATCGGCATCACCGACTTCGCTCAGTCGGAGTTGGGGGATATCGTTTTTGTTGAATTGCCGGAAGTCGGCGCGGAACTGACGGCGAACGAGCCGTTCGGCAGCGTCGAATCGGTAAAAACGGTTTCGGAATTGTACGCGCCGATCAGCGGCACGGTCGTCGAAGTGAATGAAGAGTTGAACGACAATCCAGAATATGTAAACGAGTCACCGTACGAAAAAGCATGGATGGTTGTCGTTGAACCAAAAGATGTAAGTGAAGTCGACAAGTTGTTGACGGCTGAACAATACGAGGCGATGGTGAACGAAGGATAA
- a CDS encoding arsenate reductase family protein, protein MALTLYWYPKCGTCRKAKKWLDEHGIDVQTVHLVDEPLTKEQLADLHRKSGLPLKKFFNTSGMKYRELGLKDKLDGAAEDEMLNWLASDGMLVKRPILTDGERVVVGFREQEYEAFFAGRPPAES, encoded by the coding sequence ATGGCGCTGACGCTCTATTGGTATCCGAAATGCGGAACGTGCCGGAAGGCGAAAAAATGGCTCGATGAACACGGCATTGACGTGCAAACGGTGCATCTCGTCGACGAACCGCTGACGAAAGAACAACTGGCCGACCTGCACCGAAAAAGCGGGCTGCCGCTCAAAAAATTTTTCAATACAAGCGGCATGAAATACCGCGAACTCGGGTTGAAAGACAAGCTTGACGGCGCCGCGGAGGACGAGATGCTCAACTGGCTCGCGTCGGACGGGATGCTGGTGAAACGGCCCATTTTAACGGATGGCGAACGGGTCGTGGTCGGATTTCGCGAGCAAGAGTACGAAGCGTTTTTCGCCGGGCGGCCGCCGGCAGAAAGTTAA
- a CDS encoding acyl-CoA dehydrogenase family protein — MAKTAENAIQGGSFLIEDIPAERVFTPEDFTDEHHMIAKTTAEYVNNEVLPQLEHLEHHEFDRSVKLLRKAGELGLLSADIPEEYGGLGLDKVSSAIIAEQMAPAGGFAISHGAHVGIGSLPIVLFGTEEQKQNYLPQLATGEKIAAYALTEPGSGSDALGAKTTAKLNAEGTHYILNGEKQWITNSGFADVFVVYAKVDGQHFTAFIVERDFPGVSTGPEEKKMGIKSSSTRTLILQDVPVPKENVLGEIGKGHVIAFNILNIGRYKLGLGAVGGAKRALEITLKYANQRQQFKRPISQFTLTQEKFATMASRLYAAESSVYRTVGLFDERMGLLDGEKAKDGKEVAKSIAEYAIECSLNKFFATEVLDYIVDEGVQIHGGYGFMQEYEIERAYRDSRINRIFEGTNEINRLLVPGMYLKKAVKGELPLFQKAQQLQEELMMMTAEEPGTGALEQEKYLVRNAKKIALMVAGLAAQTFGAKIEEEQEVLVNIADIVANIYAMESALLRTEKAINADGEEKHKQKWLYTQIFCQEAFNEIEAHAKETLVAVEQGDTLRMMLAALRRLTRHTPINVIAKKREAAAALIEAERYIV, encoded by the coding sequence ATGGCAAAAACAGCCGAAAACGCGATTCAAGGCGGCAGCTTTTTAATTGAGGACATTCCGGCCGAGCGCGTCTTTACGCCGGAAGATTTCACCGACGAACATCACATGATCGCGAAAACGACGGCGGAATATGTGAACAACGAAGTGCTTCCGCAGCTGGAGCATTTGGAACACCACGAGTTTGACCGCTCGGTGAAGCTGCTCCGCAAAGCGGGCGAACTCGGTTTGCTAAGCGCCGACATTCCGGAAGAATACGGCGGTTTGGGCTTGGATAAAGTGAGCTCGGCCATCATCGCAGAACAGATGGCGCCGGCCGGCGGGTTTGCGATTTCGCACGGGGCGCACGTCGGAATTGGCTCGCTGCCGATCGTCTTGTTCGGCACGGAAGAACAAAAACAAAACTATTTGCCGCAGTTGGCGACCGGCGAAAAAATCGCCGCCTATGCCCTGACGGAGCCGGGTTCGGGTTCGGACGCCCTCGGCGCGAAAACGACGGCGAAATTGAACGCCGAAGGAACGCATTACATTTTAAACGGTGAAAAGCAATGGATCACGAACTCCGGGTTTGCCGATGTGTTCGTCGTCTACGCGAAAGTGGACGGCCAGCATTTCACAGCGTTCATCGTCGAGCGCGATTTCCCGGGCGTTTCGACTGGTCCGGAAGAAAAGAAAATGGGGATCAAAAGCTCGTCGACGCGGACGCTCATTTTGCAAGACGTGCCGGTGCCGAAAGAAAACGTCCTCGGTGAAATCGGCAAAGGCCATGTCATCGCGTTTAACATTTTGAACATCGGCCGCTACAAGCTCGGATTGGGAGCGGTCGGCGGCGCGAAGCGGGCGCTCGAAATCACGCTCAAATACGCGAATCAACGCCAGCAATTCAAACGCCCGATTTCGCAGTTTACGCTGACGCAGGAAAAATTTGCGACGATGGCGTCGCGCCTGTATGCGGCGGAAAGCTCGGTGTACCGCACGGTCGGCTTGTTCGATGAACGGATGGGCTTGCTCGATGGGGAAAAAGCGAAAGACGGCAAAGAAGTGGCGAAATCGATCGCCGAATACGCGATCGAGTGCTCGCTGAACAAGTTTTTCGCGACCGAAGTGCTCGATTACATCGTGGACGAAGGGGTGCAAATCCACGGCGGCTACGGCTTCATGCAGGAATACGAAATTGAGCGCGCCTACCGCGACTCGCGCATCAACCGCATTTTCGAAGGGACGAACGAAATCAACCGCCTGCTCGTGCCGGGCATGTATTTGAAAAAAGCGGTAAAAGGCGAACTGCCTCTTTTCCAAAAAGCGCAGCAGCTGCAAGAAGAGCTCATGATGATGACGGCCGAAGAACCGGGAACGGGCGCGCTCGAACAAGAGAAATATTTGGTGCGCAACGCGAAAAAAATCGCTTTGATGGTCGCCGGGCTGGCGGCGCAAACATTCGGCGCGAAAATCGAGGAAGAGCAAGAAGTGCTCGTGAACATCGCCGATATTGTCGCCAACATTTACGCCATGGAATCGGCGCTTCTTCGCACCGAAAAAGCGATCAACGCGGACGGGGAAGAGAAGCACAAACAAAAATGGCTCTATACGCAAATTTTCTGCCAAGAGGCGTTCAATGAAATCGAAGCGCATGCGAAAGAAACGCTCGTCGCCGTCGAACAAGGCGACACGCTGCGGATGATGCTCGCCGCCCTCCGTCGGCTGACGCGCCATACGCCAATCAATGTGATCGCGAAAAAACGCGAGGCGGCCGCCGCCCTCATTGAAGCGGAACGGTATATTGTGTGA
- a CDS encoding acetyl-CoA C-acetyltransferase has product MREAVIVAGARTPVGKAKKGTLAHTRPDDLGALVVKETLKRAGNYDGNIDDLIIGCAMPEAEQGLNVARNIGALAGLPHTVPAITINRYCSSGLQAIAYAAERVMLGHSDTVIAGGVESMSMVPMMGHVVRPNARLAEEAPEYYMSMGHTAEQVAKQYGVSREDQDAFAVRSHQRAAKAIAEGKFDDEIVPVEVVVRKVENNKLVEETVVFAQDEGVRPETNMETLAKLRPAFAANGTVTAGNASQMSDGAAAVMVMDREKAASLGLKPLGKFRSFAVAGVPPEVMGIGPVAAVPKALKLAGLELSDIGLIELNEAFASQSIQVIRELGLDEEIVNVNGGAIALGHPLGCTGAKLTLSLLHEMRRRDVQFGIVTMCIGGGMGAAGVFELL; this is encoded by the coding sequence GTGAGAGAAGCGGTCATTGTCGCAGGCGCGCGCACACCGGTCGGAAAAGCGAAAAAAGGAACGCTCGCCCATACGCGGCCGGACGATTTGGGAGCGCTCGTCGTCAAGGAAACGTTGAAGCGCGCGGGAAACTATGACGGGAATATCGATGACTTAATTATCGGCTGCGCCATGCCCGAGGCGGAGCAAGGGTTGAACGTCGCCCGCAACATCGGGGCGCTCGCCGGGCTGCCGCATACGGTGCCGGCGATTACGATCAACCGGTATTGCTCGTCCGGCTTGCAGGCGATCGCCTATGCGGCCGAACGGGTCATGCTTGGCCATTCGGATACGGTCATTGCCGGCGGGGTCGAATCGATGAGCATGGTGCCGATGATGGGGCATGTCGTCCGCCCGAACGCCCGCCTGGCCGAAGAGGCGCCGGAATATTACATGTCGATGGGCCATACGGCCGAGCAAGTGGCGAAACAATACGGCGTGAGCCGCGAGGACCAGGACGCGTTCGCCGTGCGCAGCCACCAGCGCGCCGCGAAGGCGATTGCAGAAGGCAAGTTCGACGACGAAATCGTGCCGGTCGAAGTCGTCGTGCGCAAGGTGGAAAACAACAAACTGGTGGAAGAGACGGTTGTGTTTGCCCAAGATGAAGGCGTGCGCCCGGAGACGAACATGGAGACGCTCGCCAAACTGCGCCCGGCGTTTGCCGCCAACGGCACGGTCACAGCCGGCAACGCGTCGCAAATGAGCGACGGGGCGGCGGCCGTGATGGTGATGGACCGCGAAAAAGCGGCATCTCTCGGCTTAAAACCGCTCGGCAAGTTCCGCTCGTTCGCCGTCGCCGGCGTGCCGCCGGAAGTGATGGGGATCGGCCCGGTCGCCGCGGTGCCGAAAGCGTTGAAGCTCGCCGGCCTGGAGCTGTCCGACATCGGCTTGATCGAGCTGAACGAAGCGTTCGCGTCCCAGTCGATTCAAGTCATTCGCGAGCTCGGGCTTGACGAAGAGATCGTCAACGTCAACGGCGGGGCGATTGCGCTCGGCCATCCGCTCGGCTGCACGGGCGCGAAGCTGACGTTGTCGCTTCTTCATGAAATGCGGCGCCGCGACGTCCAGTTTGGCATTGTCACGATGTGCATCGGCGGCGGCATGGGCGCCGCGGGTGTCTTTGAACTGCTGTAA